A genomic stretch from Vibrio algarum includes:
- a CDS encoding GH36-type glycosyl hydrolase domain-containing protein — MKFGFFDDKKKEYVTTTPVTPIKWSNYVGTLNFGGIVDSNGGVLICKGDPALNRITKYVAQMPNSDFKGSTLYLKVRNKAGDVEIFSPFFTPTLKPLEKFENHTGLSYTTIISEAFGVRSEVTFFVPKNEEVLLQDIKITNISDEELHVDVVPVFEFTHFDALKQLLNADWVPQTMTLNAHTQDSGHVVLEQYAFMKRDIAVNLMTADRVATSFDGDRQQFLGDFGYGSWAAPMALQGDELGNTECLRGDNIGALNLRLGWISKGDTERTVVQLTQQASVDDATALMAKYRDHSNVDNAFAELSSDWDVYLDTLQVTTPDDSMNSMLNIHNPRQCHTTKNWSRYLSLYQLGYGARGIGFRDSSQDTLGVIAHMPEEAREFIERLLSVQKRNGSAMHQFFPSTMEANEGDSREEEDRPNYYGDDHLWIIYAVTQYVKETGNSDFLNKVIPYYEKDSDNAPLEKGTVWNHLCRSIEFTRTNTGSHGLPLLGFADWNDTVNLPTGAESLMVANMYGKALLDMLDLCKVRNEVQLSEEFSAQYKHMQKVVNEHGWDGEWYVRYYDENGAPIGSHSNEQGQIYTNGQSWPVISGFATEERANQALDSVNNKLNTANGIKLSTPGYNGFEPRLGGVSTYPPGAKENGGIFLHSNPWVMIAEAKMGNGERAYEYYRQINPASKNEDLDTFESEPYCYPQNILGDEHKQFGLGRNAWLSGTSAWTYVAGTQWILGVRPEVDGLLVDPCIPASWPEFTVKRKFRGATYIIHVSNPNSVCKGVQEMRVDGELIEGNKAPVFTSGEHKIDVILG, encoded by the coding sequence ATGAAATTTGGTTTTTTTGACGACAAGAAAAAAGAATATGTAACAACAACACCTGTAACGCCTATTAAATGGAGTAACTACGTTGGTACATTAAATTTTGGCGGTATCGTTGATAGCAACGGTGGCGTACTTATTTGTAAGGGTGATCCCGCTTTAAATCGTATTACTAAATACGTCGCGCAGATGCCTAACTCAGACTTTAAAGGCTCTACTTTATATTTGAAAGTACGTAACAAAGCGGGTGATGTAGAGATTTTTTCTCCATTTTTCACTCCTACGTTGAAGCCACTAGAAAAATTTGAAAACCACACTGGTCTTTCTTACACAACAATCATCTCTGAAGCATTTGGTGTGCGTAGTGAAGTAACTTTTTTTGTTCCCAAGAATGAAGAAGTGCTTCTGCAAGATATCAAGATAACTAACATCTCTGATGAAGAGTTGCATGTCGACGTTGTACCAGTGTTCGAATTTACGCACTTTGATGCTCTCAAGCAGTTGCTTAATGCGGACTGGGTTCCTCAAACTATGACGTTAAATGCGCATACGCAAGACTCCGGACACGTGGTACTAGAGCAGTACGCATTCATGAAGCGTGATATTGCAGTTAACCTAATGACAGCAGATAGAGTTGCGACCTCTTTTGATGGTGACCGTCAGCAATTCCTTGGTGATTTTGGTTACGGCAGTTGGGCTGCGCCGATGGCACTGCAAGGTGACGAGCTAGGCAATACAGAGTGTTTACGTGGTGACAACATTGGTGCACTAAACCTCAGATTAGGTTGGATTTCAAAAGGTGATACGGAAAGAACCGTTGTTCAGCTTACTCAACAAGCTAGCGTAGATGACGCTACTGCTCTAATGGCGAAATATCGTGATCATAGCAATGTAGATAACGCGTTTGCTGAGTTGTCTTCTGATTGGGATGTCTACTTAGACACACTTCAGGTAACGACCCCAGACGACTCTATGAACTCAATGTTAAATATTCATAATCCTCGCCAGTGCCATACGACAAAAAATTGGTCTCGTTACCTTTCTTTGTATCAACTTGGTTATGGTGCTCGTGGTATCGGTTTCCGTGACTCATCTCAAGATACTCTAGGCGTTATTGCACATATGCCTGAAGAAGCCCGTGAATTTATAGAGCGTTTGTTGTCGGTTCAAAAACGCAATGGTTCAGCGATGCACCAGTTTTTCCCTTCCACTATGGAAGCGAATGAAGGGGATTCTAGGGAAGAGGAAGACCGTCCAAATTACTATGGTGATGACCACCTATGGATTATCTATGCCGTTACTCAATATGTAAAAGAGACGGGCAATAGCGATTTTCTGAATAAGGTTATCCCTTACTATGAAAAAGACAGCGATAACGCGCCGCTAGAAAAAGGGACAGTTTGGAATCACCTCTGTCGTTCAATCGAGTTTACTCGCACAAACACGGGTTCACATGGCCTACCTTTGCTTGGCTTTGCTGATTGGAACGATACGGTAAACCTGCCAACCGGTGCTGAGTCACTGATGGTGGCAAATATGTACGGAAAAGCATTATTGGATATGCTTGACCTTTGTAAAGTGCGTAACGAAGTGCAACTTAGTGAAGAGTTTTCTGCCCAATATAAACATATGCAGAAAGTGGTGAATGAACACGGTTGGGATGGCGAGTGGTATGTGCGCTACTATGACGAAAATGGTGCACCTATTGGCTCACATAGCAACGAGCAAGGTCAAATATATACTAATGGTCAGAGCTGGCCAGTCATCTCTGGGTTTGCTACAGAAGAGAGAGCAAATCAGGCACTTGATTCAGTAAATAATAAGCTAAACACGGCCAATGGTATCAAACTATCAACACCTGGTTATAACGGTTTTGAGCCTAGGTTAGGTGGTGTTTCTACTTATCCTCCAGGCGCAAAAGAGAATGGCGGTATTTTCTTACATTCTAACCCTTGGGTAATGATTGCCGAAGCGAAGATGGGTAACGGCGAGCGCGCTTATGAGTATTATCGCCAGATTAACCCAGCATCAAAGAATGAGGATTTGGACACGTTTGAATCAGAACCATACTGCTACCCTCAAAATATTTTAGGGGATGAGCATAAACAGTTTGGTTTAGGTCGAAATGCTTGGCTTTCAGGTACTTCAGCTTGGACATATGTGGCAGGTACTCAGTGGATCCTCGGTGTTAGACCTGAGGTCGACGGACTACTTGTTGACCCATGTATTCCTGCCAGTTGGCCTGAATTTACGGTTAAACGTAAGTTCCGCGGAGCAACCTATATTATTCATGTATCTAATCCTAATTCAGTCTGTAAAGGCGTACAAGAAATGCGAGTAGATGGTGAATTGATTGAAGGCAATAAAGCCCCAGTATTTACCTCCGGCGAGCACAAGATTGACGTGATACTCGGCTAA